The following coding sequences lie in one bacterium genomic window:
- the secD gene encoding protein translocase subunit SecD translates to MKRGLLWKGVIIGLVVLVGALSAYPLGEKISLGLDLRGGTYLVLQVETEDALRAETDKDLARLVQELQDKGLETASGTRTSSTAFDILGVGADRAADVSTEAAEFLPGWDYQRRDDAVAFEMKAQNANLIANQSVKQALETIRNRVDAFGVSEPVIQRQGLEGNRIVVQLPGVDDPERVKKLIKNTAFLDFRLVAYPPDGRGAPSREEILGNYGGRLPDDVEIVSGPIRDSEGNVVAEQYYAVEKVSVITGRDLKDARPGLGDFNQPIVNFFLTHEGGQRFGDVTGANIGRGLAIVLDGKVRSAPTIRAQIRDSGIIEGSFTRQEVEDLSTVLKSGALPAAITYLEERTVGPSLGQDSIDQGLKAGLLGMALVVLTMFLVYKLSGVNAVVALAMNIVLIFGALAYFGATLTLPGIAGIALTIGMAVDANVLVFERIREELRHGRTVKSAIDAGFGKALSSVLDANITTLLAALFLFQFGTGPIRGFAVTLSIGIFASLFSAIFVSRWLFDMILSRRRRVDRLSI, encoded by the coding sequence ATGAAGCGAGGACTGCTCTGGAAGGGCGTGATTATCGGTTTGGTGGTCCTGGTCGGCGCTCTGTCGGCCTACCCGCTCGGCGAGAAGATCAGCTTGGGATTGGATCTGCGCGGCGGTACCTACCTCGTGCTCCAGGTCGAGACGGAAGACGCGCTCCGAGCCGAAACCGACAAGGACCTGGCCCGGCTGGTCCAGGAGCTCCAGGACAAGGGCCTCGAGACCGCTAGCGGGACCAGGACGTCTTCGACGGCGTTCGACATCCTGGGCGTCGGCGCCGATCGCGCTGCCGATGTGTCCACCGAGGCGGCCGAGTTCTTGCCGGGCTGGGATTACCAGAGGCGGGACGATGCAGTGGCCTTCGAGATGAAGGCACAGAACGCCAATCTGATCGCCAATCAGTCGGTCAAACAGGCGCTCGAGACCATTCGAAACCGGGTGGACGCCTTCGGCGTGTCGGAGCCGGTGATTCAGCGCCAGGGGCTCGAGGGCAACCGGATCGTTGTCCAATTGCCCGGCGTCGACGATCCCGAGCGAGTCAAGAAGCTGATCAAGAACACGGCGTTCCTGGATTTCCGTCTGGTCGCCTATCCTCCGGATGGCCGCGGAGCGCCCAGCCGCGAGGAGATTCTAGGCAACTACGGCGGCCGGCTTCCGGACGACGTCGAGATCGTCTCCGGCCCGATTCGCGACAGCGAAGGCAACGTCGTTGCGGAGCAGTATTACGCGGTGGAGAAGGTCTCCGTGATCACGGGGCGCGATCTCAAGGACGCGCGCCCAGGTCTCGGCGACTTCAACCAGCCGATCGTGAACTTCTTTCTCACCCATGAGGGCGGGCAGCGATTCGGCGACGTGACCGGTGCCAACATCGGTCGTGGCCTGGCGATCGTGCTCGACGGTAAGGTGCGGTCCGCGCCCACGATCCGGGCGCAGATTCGGGACAGCGGCATCATCGAGGGCTCATTCACGCGCCAGGAGGTCGAGGATCTGTCGACCGTACTCAAATCGGGTGCGCTGCCGGCCGCGATTACCTACCTCGAGGAACGGACCGTCGGTCCCTCGTTGGGCCAAGACTCGATCGACCAGGGCTTGAAGGCAGGTCTTCTGGGGATGGCGCTGGTCGTCCTGACCATGTTTCTGGTCTACAAGCTGTCCGGAGTCAACGCGGTCGTCGCTCTCGCGATGAACATCGTCTTGATCTTCGGAGCACTTGCCTATTTCGGCGCGACGCTGACCCTTCCCGGCATCGCCGGCATCGCCTTGACCATCGGCATGGCGGTGGACGCCAACGTGCTGGTTTTCGAACGCATTCGGGAAGAGCTACGGCACGGTCGAACCGTCAAGTCGGCGATCGATGCGGGTTTCGGAAAGGCACTTTCATCCGTGCTGGACGCGAACATCACCACGCTTCTCGCCGCGCTGTTTCTGTTCCAGTTCGGCACCGGGCCGATTCGGGGCTTCGCGGTGACTCTCTCGATCGGCATCTTCGCTTCGCTGTTCTCCGCGATCTTCGTCAGCCGCTGGCTTTTCGACATGATCCTTTCCCGCCGCCGGCGCGTAGACCGTCTTTCGATCTGA
- the yajC gene encoding preprotein translocase subunit YajC: protein MLSFTMLAFAQAQGQPSAFMQLVPIVLIFGIFYFLLIAPMRKRQKALKQMISDVKKGDRIVTSGGLHGEVTAVLDKAVLLKVADNVKVKVSKSAIAGLQGSEGDG from the coding sequence ATGTTGAGTTTCACGATGCTTGCTTTTGCTCAGGCCCAGGGGCAGCCGAGTGCCTTCATGCAGCTGGTGCCGATCGTCCTCATTTTCGGCATCTTCTATTTCCTTTTGATCGCTCCGATGCGCAAGCGTCAGAAGGCTCTCAAACAGATGATCAGCGACGTCAAGAAGGGCGATCGGATCGTGACCTCGGGCGGCCTGCACGGCGAGGTCACCGCGGTTCTGGACAAGGCGGTTTTGCTCAAGGTTGCCGACAATGTGAAAGTCAAGGTCTCGAAGTCCGCGATCGCGGGACTTCAAGGATCGGAAGGTGACGGCTGA
- the tgt gene encoding tRNA guanosine(34) transglycosylase Tgt: protein MRSELFSVVRTEGQARSGLLKTRHGSVETPAFMPVGTLGAVKGLTPEALKALGAGMMLCNLYHLALRPGIDVVESVGGLHRFTGWSGPILTDSGGFQVFSLARLRTIAEKGVSFRSHIDGQALEFSPESVVSFQERMGVDIAMMLDECPPAGATKKEIGASLRLTNRWAKRAREAWKEGATKLFAIAQGGVFTELRQEAAETLAELDFPGYAIGGVSVGEPLEDRQRVVEFTAPLLPASKPRYLMGVGTPLDILHAARHGIDLFDCVLPSRNARHGILFTRGGPIRIKNARYREDRGPVDESCSCPTCASVSRAFLHHLIRTGEVTGTVLSTQHNIRFFLDFMRDLREAIASGAIAEWAGSFTAAYTAADPDTIPTRPGSC, encoded by the coding sequence ATGAGATCTGAACTCTTCTCGGTCGTCCGAACAGAGGGTCAGGCCCGGTCGGGCCTCTTGAAGACCCGCCATGGCTCGGTCGAGACGCCCGCTTTCATGCCGGTGGGGACACTGGGCGCCGTCAAGGGCTTGACGCCCGAGGCATTGAAGGCTCTGGGAGCCGGGATGATGCTGTGCAATCTGTACCATCTCGCCCTGAGGCCGGGAATCGACGTCGTCGAGTCGGTGGGCGGGCTCCATCGGTTCACCGGTTGGAGCGGCCCGATCCTCACCGACAGCGGTGGATTCCAAGTCTTCAGCCTGGCCCGCCTGCGCACGATCGCCGAGAAAGGCGTATCGTTCAGGAGCCACATAGACGGCCAGGCACTCGAGTTCTCGCCCGAATCCGTGGTCTCGTTCCAGGAGCGCATGGGCGTCGATATCGCCATGATGCTCGACGAGTGCCCTCCGGCCGGGGCGACCAAAAAGGAGATCGGCGCTTCGCTGAGGCTCACCAACCGCTGGGCGAAGAGAGCCCGCGAGGCCTGGAAGGAGGGAGCCACGAAGCTCTTCGCGATTGCTCAGGGGGGGGTCTTTACGGAGTTACGGCAAGAAGCCGCCGAGACCCTCGCCGAGCTCGATTTTCCCGGCTACGCCATCGGTGGTGTCAGCGTGGGCGAACCGTTGGAGGACAGGCAGCGGGTGGTCGAGTTCACGGCGCCCCTGCTTCCGGCCTCGAAACCGCGATACCTGATGGGGGTCGGGACGCCGCTCGACATCTTGCACGCGGCCCGTCATGGCATCGACTTGTTCGACTGCGTGCTGCCGTCGCGCAACGCGCGCCACGGCATCCTGTTCACCCGCGGTGGGCCGATCAGAATCAAGAATGCCCGCTATCGAGAGGACCGCGGGCCCGTCGATGAGAGCTGCTCCTGTCCCACCTGCGCAAGTGTCAGCAGGGCGTTCCTGCATCATCTGATTCGTACCGGAGAGGTCACCGGAACCGTCCTCTCGACACAGCACAATATCCGCTTCTTTCTTGACTTTATGCGGGATCTCAGGGAAGCTATCGCGTCTGGCGCGATCGCCGAGTGGGCCGGTTCGTTTACCGCCGCCTACACCGCCGCCGATCCCGACACAATACCGACGAGACCTGGTTCATGTTGA
- a CDS encoding outer membrane lipoprotein carrier protein LolA: protein MRRTLFILGLAVLSFAAGAPAQDGVPSPFDGTLPPTERLEALAEQIRRAHEALVTLEAEFSQIKESALLLEPDRSEGEFSYAAPDRVRWEYSAPEPISLVIADRLMTTWYRDIARVEKAQVGEQSDRVLRYLGAGTSLDTLMKYFTVAMHLPPDRGDPLRLELLPRFKRVAKRIQGMDLWLHPTLFLPVRLKYVEGDGDVTEYEFWNFRRNEGIPKDRFELDLPQDVEVREVHFDSRAAASGPR, encoded by the coding sequence ATGCGTCGAACTCTATTCATTCTCGGTCTTGCGGTGTTGTCGTTCGCGGCCGGTGCGCCAGCGCAGGATGGCGTTCCCAGTCCTTTTGACGGGACACTGCCCCCGACCGAACGGCTCGAGGCGCTTGCCGAGCAGATTCGCCGAGCCCACGAGGCGCTGGTGACCCTGGAAGCAGAGTTCTCCCAGATCAAGGAGAGCGCGCTTTTGCTCGAGCCGGATCGGTCGGAAGGTGAGTTCTCCTATGCCGCGCCCGATCGTGTGCGCTGGGAGTACTCGGCCCCCGAGCCGATTTCTCTGGTGATAGCCGACCGACTCATGACGACCTGGTACCGCGATATCGCTCGCGTGGAGAAGGCTCAGGTCGGCGAGCAGTCCGATCGGGTTCTGAGATATCTCGGCGCGGGAACCTCGCTCGATACGCTGATGAAGTACTTTACCGTCGCAATGCACCTGCCACCCGATCGCGGCGATCCTCTGCGATTGGAGCTGTTGCCGCGCTTCAAGCGCGTCGCGAAACGGATTCAAGGTATGGACTTGTGGCTCCACCCGACCCTGTTCTTGCCGGTGAGACTGAAATACGTGGAAGGCGACGGTGATGTGACCGAGTACGAGTTCTGGAACTTCCGCAGGAACGAGGGAATCCCGAAGGATCGCTTCGAGCTGGACCTGCCTCAGGATGTCGAGGTTCGCGAAGTCCACTTCGACAGTCGGGCGGCCGCCAGTGGCCCGCGATAG
- a CDS encoding dicarboxylate/amino acid:cation symporter → MSEKSWYRKLHWQILIAMVAGVIAGLIGGPGIVPKVGWLGTLFISLLRMIIVPLIITSIVSGVASIGGGRDLGRLFGKTLAYYVLTSALAILAGLFAVNIIKPGVGANIGGALKADLPELSAPSSPADVLLDIVPRNFFAAASKPDMLSVIFFCIVFGMALAHLPEEPRTFLVKLFDAAFQAMMKLTAGVIMFLPLGVFGLISRLVGESGFASFKALAMYMVTIALSLTVHLFVTLPLVLILLGRIKPRIHFRNMMDALLMAFSTSSSAATLPVTISNVEKKVGVSNRISSFVLPMGATVNMDGTALYECAGVLFIAQVLGVDLTLGAQLLVVLTALLASIGAAAVPSAGLVVIFIVLEAVNLRGPEVDVIVGAMLAVDRPLDMYRTAINIFSDSCGAAIIAKSEGEDVDTEISA, encoded by the coding sequence ATGAGCGAAAAGTCGTGGTATCGGAAGCTGCATTGGCAGATCCTGATAGCAATGGTCGCCGGCGTCATCGCCGGCTTGATCGGGGGGCCCGGCATTGTGCCCAAGGTCGGATGGCTGGGCACGCTCTTCATCTCGCTGCTGCGGATGATCATCGTGCCTCTGATCATCACGTCCATCGTGTCGGGGGTCGCTTCGATCGGCGGCGGTCGCGACCTCGGCAGATTGTTCGGCAAGACACTTGCCTACTACGTGCTGACCAGCGCGCTGGCGATCCTCGCGGGCCTGTTCGCTGTGAACATCATCAAGCCGGGCGTCGGCGCGAACATCGGCGGCGCCCTGAAGGCGGACCTACCCGAGCTCTCGGCCCCCAGTTCCCCGGCCGACGTCCTCCTCGACATCGTTCCCAGGAACTTCTTTGCGGCGGCCTCCAAGCCCGACATGCTCTCGGTCATCTTTTTCTGCATCGTCTTCGGCATGGCACTGGCTCACCTGCCGGAAGAGCCGCGCACCTTTCTGGTGAAGCTTTTCGACGCGGCTTTCCAGGCCATGATGAAACTCACCGCGGGGGTCATCATGTTTCTGCCCCTGGGTGTGTTCGGGCTGATCTCGCGGCTGGTCGGCGAATCCGGTTTCGCTTCCTTCAAGGCGCTCGCCATGTACATGGTTACGATCGCACTGAGTCTGACCGTGCACCTGTTTGTGACTTTGCCGCTGGTACTGATCCTCCTCGGCAGGATCAAGCCACGGATCCACTTTCGCAACATGATGGACGCCCTGTTGATGGCGTTTTCCACGAGCTCCTCGGCGGCCACCTTGCCCGTGACGATCAGCAACGTCGAAAAGAAGGTCGGTGTCTCCAACCGCATCTCATCGTTCGTTCTGCCCATGGGAGCCACGGTCAACATGGATGGAACCGCGCTCTACGAATGCGCGGGCGTTCTCTTCATCGCACAGGTTCTGGGCGTGGATCTGACGCTGGGAGCCCAACTGCTGGTGGTTCTGACCGCGCTGTTGGCTTCGATCGGAGCCGCGGCGGTGCCCTCGGCGGGGCTAGTTGTGATCTTCATTGTCCTCGAGGCCGTCAACCTCAGGGGGCCCGAGGTCGACGTGATCGTCGGAGCCATGCTCGCTGTCGATCGGCCGCTCGACATGTACCGCACGGCAATCAACATCTTCAGCGATTCTTGCGGCGCCGCCATCATCGCCAAGTCGGAAGGTGAAGATGTCGACACCGAGATCAGCGCCTAG
- a CDS encoding HD domain-containing protein: MDLQRQASYRDPIHGFIHADPLEHALINNRSVQRLRWIHQLGFAYLVFPGAEHSRFSHVLGAMNLAGRVYDALAAKAPDFLIPDQSALERRLVRIAALLHDVGHAPFSHSAEDLFEDSIDHEEMTRRILLVGDVRAIFDKFGNGIVPEDVCSLLGKPEDPRRRLLSQMISGELDVDKMDYLLRDSLFCGVRYGNYDLDRILETIEPIQDPETGEWGIGVEEGGVHAVEALVMARYYMFTQVYFNLTGKALELHFNEWLLDQNLRWPSAPLEFLRHDDISTMALMRDSDSPHARAVVGRLYYRLAFETGEHLTRAERGAFTEVLDEMKARFGDHTLMVSNSAKDPHRLGQARVQVRHSDGSLRPMEESSQFIRHLARIERFRVYTPPEVRDEVAAAFAAAWPG; encoded by the coding sequence GTGGATCTCCAGCGGCAAGCCTCGTATCGAGACCCGATACACGGATTCATCCACGCGGACCCGCTCGAACATGCACTAATCAACAACCGGTCCGTCCAGCGCTTGCGCTGGATTCACCAGCTCGGTTTTGCCTACCTGGTCTTCCCCGGAGCGGAGCACAGCCGGTTCAGCCACGTTCTCGGCGCCATGAACCTGGCCGGGCGGGTCTATGACGCCCTGGCCGCAAAAGCACCCGATTTCCTGATCCCCGACCAGTCAGCGCTCGAGCGCCGGCTGGTTCGCATCGCGGCGCTGCTTCACGACGTCGGGCATGCTCCGTTCAGTCATTCGGCCGAGGATCTCTTCGAAGACAGCATCGACCACGAGGAGATGACACGCAGAATCCTGCTCGTCGGGGATGTCCGCGCGATCTTCGACAAGTTCGGCAACGGCATCGTGCCGGAGGACGTCTGCTCTCTTCTCGGCAAGCCCGAGGATCCGCGCCGCCGCTTGTTGTCGCAGATGATCTCGGGCGAGCTGGACGTCGACAAAATGGACTATCTCTTGCGGGACAGCCTCTTCTGCGGAGTGCGATACGGCAACTACGATCTGGACCGAATCTTGGAGACCATCGAGCCGATCCAAGACCCCGAGACCGGGGAATGGGGAATCGGCGTCGAAGAGGGCGGCGTTCACGCGGTCGAAGCGCTGGTAATGGCTCGCTACTACATGTTCACCCAGGTCTACTTCAATCTGACCGGCAAGGCGCTCGAGCTTCACTTCAACGAGTGGCTCCTCGATCAGAACCTACGCTGGCCGTCGGCACCTCTCGAGTTCCTGCGGCACGACGACATCTCCACGATGGCCCTGATGAGAGATTCGGACAGCCCGCACGCCCGCGCGGTCGTCGGTCGCCTCTACTATCGTTTGGCCTTCGAGACCGGTGAGCATCTGACCAGAGCCGAGCGAGGTGCATTCACCGAGGTACTGGACGAGATGAAGGCCCGTTTCGGAGATCACACCTTGATGGTCTCGAATTCGGCCAAGGACCCTCATCGCCTCGGCCAGGCCCGCGTGCAAGTCCGCCATTCGGACGGTTCGCTGCGCCCGATGGAGGAGTCGAGTCAATTCATCCGGCACCTGGCCCGTATCGAACGCTTTCGCGTCTATACACCTCCGGAAGTGCGCGACGAAGTGGCGGCGGCGTTCGCGGCCGCGTGGCCCGGTTAG
- a CDS encoding SRPBCC domain-containing protein, whose product MEGIRQGDIPGVQLRRRVNVPQSSPENVWAFWVEAEKQSRWLCDRARIEDGPPTVFWLESDDPLGGTVREVAEVIERAEPQRLVLGLRQLDAGWKAATIVTVELAPSEVGCEVMVFQEGFQQLPLSAGLTVWEHARTRWTRALERLEKISGEPRVGGSSTAR is encoded by the coding sequence ATGGAGGGAATCCGGCAGGGTGACATACCGGGCGTCCAGCTCAGGCGCCGGGTCAACGTGCCCCAGAGCTCGCCGGAAAACGTGTGGGCGTTCTGGGTCGAAGCGGAGAAGCAAAGTCGCTGGCTTTGCGACCGGGCTCGCATCGAGGACGGTCCCCCGACGGTCTTTTGGCTGGAGAGCGACGACCCGCTCGGGGGTACCGTTCGCGAGGTGGCCGAGGTCATCGAGCGTGCCGAGCCCCAGCGATTGGTGCTCGGACTGCGGCAGCTGGATGCCGGTTGGAAGGCGGCGACAATCGTCACGGTCGAGCTCGCGCCGTCAGAGGTCGGCTGCGAGGTCATGGTGTTTCAGGAGGGCTTTCAGCAGCTGCCGCTTTCGGCCGGACTGACCGTTTGGGAGCACGCACGGACGCGCTGGACTCGGGCGCTCGAGCGACTGGAGAAGATCTCCGGGGAGCCAAGGGTGGGCGGCTCTTCCACGGCCCGCTAA
- a CDS encoding TIGR01777 family protein, translating into MRVAITGGTGLVGRALAAVLTDAGHEVVILSRRPDGVRGFPAGVSAEGWDTVSADRLIPVLEAVDGVVHLAGENIGSGRWTERKKRRIRDSRVRSTEALAAAFAGCGNRPGVLVQGSAVGFYGPRGDESVPETTAPGTDFLALVCRDWEAAGESAEPLGVRRVVARTGVVLAVEGGALPRIVLPFKLWVGGAVGSGRQVLPWIHLQDEVEAIVHLLEDDGAEGAFNLAAPGAVSNRQLAHAIGKVLRRPSFVPTPGIALRLILGEMATLVLDGQRAVPERLLERGYEFRFPEVEGALRDLLL; encoded by the coding sequence ATGCGGGTCGCGATTACTGGAGGCACTGGGCTGGTCGGCCGTGCGCTGGCCGCCGTGCTGACCGACGCCGGGCATGAGGTGGTGATTCTGAGCAGACGGCCGGACGGCGTCCGCGGTTTTCCGGCCGGCGTTTCCGCCGAGGGCTGGGACACGGTCAGCGCCGACCGGTTGATCCCGGTTCTCGAAGCGGTGGACGGGGTCGTCCATCTCGCCGGCGAGAACATCGGGTCCGGGCGCTGGACCGAAAGGAAGAAACGGCGGATTCGAGACAGCCGGGTGCGATCGACCGAAGCGTTGGCCGCGGCCTTCGCCGGGTGCGGCAATCGTCCGGGAGTTCTCGTGCAAGGATCTGCGGTCGGCTTCTACGGACCACGGGGCGACGAGAGCGTCCCGGAGACGACGGCGCCGGGCACGGATTTTCTGGCTCTGGTCTGCCGGGATTGGGAAGCGGCTGGCGAGAGCGCCGAGCCTCTAGGTGTGCGTCGAGTGGTTGCCCGCACCGGGGTCGTACTCGCGGTCGAGGGTGGTGCCCTGCCGCGGATAGTCTTGCCGTTCAAGCTATGGGTGGGGGGAGCGGTCGGCAGCGGCCGGCAGGTACTGCCATGGATCCATCTCCAGGATGAGGTGGAGGCGATAGTCCATCTGTTGGAGGACGATGGGGCTGAGGGCGCCTTCAATCTGGCGGCGCCCGGGGCCGTTTCGAATCGCCAGCTGGCGCATGCCATCGGGAAGGTGCTCAGGCGACCGAGCTTCGTGCCCACACCGGGGATCGCACTGCGGTTGATTCTCGGGGAGATGGCGACCCTAGTGCTGGACGGCCAGCGAGCAGTTCCGGAGCGGCTCCTCGAGCGCGGCTACGAGTTTCGGTTTCCAGAGGTCGAGGGCGCGTTGCGGGATCTCCTGCTCTAG
- a CDS encoding ABC transporter ATP-binding protein produces MRALRRLAPYLRRYPRKLLAGTACIAASVAAGLFGPLIVGRAVDSFVAQASSATLLRYGLLLIGVTTVQGVFSFGQRLILVSLSRQIEYDLRGVYFEHLQTMPLSFYQRNYTGDLMARATNDLEAVRQLCGPAIMYSVSTLLTASGALFFMARINLKLTLLSLATMPLVALATQIFGHRIHVLFGRVQEQFSALSTRVQESLAGARVVRAHAREDSEVDAFARTNAEYVRRSKQLIRWSAAFHPLLQMLVGLGFVAVLWFGGTLTWRGEISIGQFVSFNFFLSKLVWPMIAVGWVINLVQRGTASLARIEEITGTEPEIRDGWLVEPAQIGGAVSMKNLAFSYPESAERALEDIRLTLAAGETLGIVGRTGSGKSTLLSLIPRLLDPPSERVFIDGLDIRSLPLSSLRAAIGVVPQEAFLFSTTIAENIAFGTPDPEPDGIERAAETAGLSADLESFPRGLETVVGERGITLSGGQKQRVALARALVREPRILLLDDCLSAVDADTEERILRNLRRVFVGRTVLLVSHRISAVRAADEIIVLERGSIVERGRHADLISQGGVYADLARRQQLEEELAAV; encoded by the coding sequence ATGAGAGCCCTCCGCCGGCTGGCGCCCTATCTGCGCCGCTATCCGCGGAAGCTCCTCGCGGGCACGGCATGCATCGCGGCGTCGGTCGCCGCCGGCCTCTTCGGTCCGTTGATCGTGGGCCGGGCGGTCGACTCCTTCGTCGCCCAGGCCTCTTCCGCCACCTTGCTGCGCTATGGCCTTTTGCTGATAGGAGTGACGACGGTCCAGGGCGTCTTCAGCTTTGGCCAGCGGCTGATTCTGGTCTCCCTGAGCCGGCAGATCGAGTACGACCTTCGCGGTGTCTACTTCGAGCACCTTCAGACGATGCCGCTGTCGTTCTATCAGCGCAACTACACCGGCGACCTGATGGCGAGAGCGACCAACGATCTCGAGGCCGTGCGCCAGCTCTGTGGTCCGGCAATCATGTATTCGGTAAGCACTCTTCTCACCGCGTCCGGAGCCCTCTTCTTCATGGCCCGGATCAACTTGAAGCTCACGCTGCTTTCGCTGGCGACGATGCCGCTTGTGGCGCTGGCGACCCAGATCTTCGGTCACCGGATTCACGTTCTGTTTGGGCGAGTGCAGGAGCAGTTCTCGGCGCTCTCGACCCGGGTCCAGGAGAGCCTCGCCGGGGCGCGCGTGGTTCGCGCCCACGCTCGCGAGGACTCCGAGGTCGATGCTTTTGCTCGGACCAATGCCGAGTATGTCCGCCGCAGCAAGCAGCTGATCCGCTGGTCGGCTGCGTTCCACCCACTCCTGCAGATGCTGGTCGGGCTGGGGTTCGTCGCGGTGCTGTGGTTCGGCGGGACCTTGACCTGGAGGGGTGAGATCAGCATCGGCCAATTCGTCAGCTTCAATTTCTTTCTCTCCAAGCTGGTCTGGCCGATGATCGCGGTGGGCTGGGTGATCAATCTGGTCCAGCGCGGAACGGCGTCTCTGGCCCGGATCGAGGAGATCACGGGGACCGAGCCCGAGATCCGCGACGGTTGGCTGGTGGAACCCGCCCAGATCGGCGGCGCAGTGTCGATGAAAAACCTGGCCTTCAGCTATCCCGAGAGCGCGGAGCGAGCTCTGGAGGACATCCGCCTGACGCTCGCCGCCGGCGAGACACTCGGAATCGTCGGGCGTACCGGAAGCGGCAAGAGCACGCTGCTCTCGCTGATACCCCGTTTGCTGGACCCGCCGTCCGAGCGCGTGTTTATCGACGGGCTGGACATCCGCTCCCTGCCGCTCAGCTCCCTGCGCGCGGCGATCGGAGTCGTCCCGCAAGAGGCGTTTCTGTTCTCGACCACTATTGCCGAGAACATCGCGTTCGGAACGCCCGATCCCGAGCCCGACGGAATCGAGCGAGCCGCTGAGACCGCGGGCTTGTCGGCGGATCTCGAATCGTTTCCACGAGGTCTCGAGACCGTCGTCGGGGAACGCGGGATCACGCTGTCGGGGGGCCAGAAACAGCGCGTCGCTCTGGCCCGTGCGCTCGTCAGGGAGCCTCGGATCTTGCTGCTGGACGACTGTCTGTCAGCGGTCGATGCCGATACGGAAGAGAGGATTCTGCGCAATTTGCGCCGGGTGTTTGTTGGCCGGACCGTCCTTCTGGTTTCGCACCGGATCTCGGCGGTGCGGGCGGCCGACGAGATCATCGTGCTCGAGCGGGGCAGTATCGTCGAGCGGGGGCGACACGCCGATCTCATCAGCCAGGGCGGCGTCTACGCCGATCTGGCTCGGAGACAGCAGCTCGAGGAGGAGCTGGCCGCAGTCTGA
- a CDS encoding mannose-1-phosphate guanylyltransferase, with protein MTEPAFKALILAGGSGTRFWPLSRVRRPKQLLDLDGKESLLARTVRRLEPLVEPTEAWVCTIRGLADQVRQQLPEVPAEQILVEPEGRDTAPAIAWSLDRMNAHDDVVAVLPADHRVGDEPGFRAALDSAAAFVRARDRVMTLGVLPRWAEPGFGYLELGETEDAELGLRKVVAFKEKPDLETAERYLADGNYLWNAGIFVFRGGRLLELIAEHEPGISAGLARIREQPEELDRHYGRLPKVSIDFAVMERCRDLATLPLDCEWSDLGSWEALAEILEADSGGNATRGRVVTLDARDNLLVADDGMIAAVGVSNLVVVRAGDAVLVVPKEQSQKIKELVDLLGRGDFADLL; from the coding sequence GTGACTGAGCCCGCCTTCAAGGCGCTGATTCTGGCCGGGGGCAGCGGCACCCGGTTCTGGCCGCTGAGCCGCGTCCGGCGCCCGAAGCAGCTGCTCGACCTGGACGGTAAGGAAAGCCTGCTGGCGCGCACCGTCCGGCGCCTCGAGCCACTGGTCGAGCCCACGGAAGCCTGGGTCTGCACGATCCGGGGCCTTGCCGATCAGGTGAGGCAGCAGCTTCCCGAGGTGCCGGCCGAGCAGATACTGGTCGAGCCGGAAGGAAGGGACACCGCGCCGGCCATCGCCTGGTCGTTGGACCGGATGAATGCGCACGATGACGTGGTCGCGGTGCTGCCCGCCGACCACCGGGTCGGGGACGAACCCGGGTTTCGAGCCGCCCTCGACTCGGCGGCGGCATTCGTGCGTGCCCGAGACCGAGTGATGACGCTGGGGGTTCTGCCTCGCTGGGCGGAGCCGGGATTCGGCTACCTGGAGTTGGGCGAGACCGAGGACGCGGAGCTGGGCTTGAGAAAGGTAGTGGCGTTCAAGGAGAAGCCCGATCTCGAGACGGCGGAGCGCTATCTGGCGGACGGCAATTATCTCTGGAACGCCGGGATCTTCGTCTTTCGCGGCGGCCGCCTCCTCGAGTTGATTGCTGAACACGAACCCGGAATAAGCGCAGGGCTGGCGCGGATTCGGGAGCAGCCGGAGGAATTGGACCGCCACTATGGCCGGCTGCCGAAGGTGTCGATCGATTTTGCCGTGATGGAAAGGTGCCGGGACCTGGCCACCTTGCCCCTCGATTGTGAATGGAGCGACCTGGGCTCCTGGGAAGCCCTGGCGGAGATCCTGGAAGCCGACTCAGGGGGCAACGCCACTCGTGGCCGGGTTGTGACCTTGGACGCGCGAGACAACCTCCTGGTCGCGGACGACGGGATGATCGCGGCGGTCGGAGTTTCGAACCTGGTCGTGGTGCGCGCCGGTGACGCGGTTCTCGTCGTGCCCAAGGAGCAGTCTCAAAAAATCAAGGAACTCGTCGATCTTCTCGGCCGCGGTGATTTCGCGGACCTTCTGTAG